A window of Ranitomeya variabilis isolate aRanVar5 chromosome 2, aRanVar5.hap1, whole genome shotgun sequence contains these coding sequences:
- the LOC143808948 gene encoding uncharacterized protein LOC143808948 has protein sequence MGVEEKKEKRKKIVPGKKTKENNNFFNYRRLQETDNTTTQLPATTTIPSTTTKHPTNTTIPPTSTEHLTTTTIPPATTEWSTTTTIPPTTTEHPTATIPPTTTEHPTTTKPPTTTESTTTTTIPPTTSEPPTTTIPPTTIEHPTSTTIPPSTERKKTTAIPPTTTDLPTTRTKPPTTTEHPTTTNIPSTMTEHPTTRTMPPTMTERSTITTIPTITERSTTTTIPPTTTEHPTAKIPPTTTEHPTTTKPPTTTESPTTTTIPPTTSEPPTTTIPPTTTEHPTTTTIPTTRERQKTTAIPPTTTDPPTTRTKPPTTTEHPTTTNIPPTTTERPTTTIILTTTELSTTTIIPLTTTDRPTITTIPPTTTERPTTTAISPITSERSANKTIPPTTTEHPTTITMPPTTTERPTTSTIPPTTTERPTTSTIPPTTTERPATSTIPPTTTEHPTATIPPTTTEHPTTTKPPTTTESPTTTTIPPTTTERPTTSTIPPTTTEHPTATIPPTTTEHPTTTKPPTTTESPTTTTIPPTTSEPPTTTIPPTTTEHPTTTTIPTTTERQKTTAIPPTTTDPPTTRTKPPTTTEHPTTTNIPPTTTERPTTTIILTTTELSTTTIIPLTTTDRPTITTIPPTTTERPTTTAISPITSERSANKTIPPTTTEHPTTITMPPTTTERPTTSTIPPTTTERPTTSTIPPTTTERPATSTIPPTTTERPTTNAIPPITTEHPTTTNISPTTTERPTTTAILPTTTEHKTSITMSPTTEGM, from the coding sequence ACAATACAACTACACAACTCCCAGCAACTACAACCATACCATCAACTACCACAAAACACCCAACAAATACAACCATACCACCAACTTCCACAGAACACCTAACAACTACAACCATACCACCAGCTACGACAGAATGGTCAACAACTACAACCATACCACCAACTACGACAGAACACCCAACTGCAACAATACCACCAACTACCACAGAACACCCAACTACAACTAAACCACCAACTACGACAGAAAGCACAACAACTACAACCATACCACCAACTACCTCAGAACCCCCAACTACAACCATACCACCAACTACCATAGAACATCCAACAAGTACAACTATACCACCTTCCACAGAGCGTAAAAAAACTACAGCCATACCACCAACTACCACAGATCTCCCAACAACTAGAACCAAACCACCAACTACCACAGAACACCCAACAACTACAAATATACCATCAACTATGACAGAACACCCAACAACTAGAACTATGCCACCAACTATGACAGAACGCTCAACAATTACAACCATACCAACTATCACAGAACGTTCAACAACTACAACCATACCACCAACTACCACAGAACACCCAACTGCAAAAATACCACCAACTACCACAGAACATCCAACTACAACTAAACCACCAACTACGACAGAAAGCCCAACAACTACAACCATACCACCAACTACCTCAGAACCCCCAACTACAACCATACCACCAACTACCACAGAACATCCAACAACTACAACTATACCAACTACCAGAGAGCGTCAAAAAACTACAGCCATACCACCAACTACCACAGATCCCCCAACAACTAGAACCAAACCACCAACTACCACAGAACACCCAACAACTACAAATATACCACCAACTACGACAGAACGCCCAACAACTACAATTATACTAACTACCACAGAACTCTCAACAACCACAATCATACCACTAACTACCACAGATCGCCCAACAATTACAACCATACCACCAACTACAACAGAACGCCCAACAACTACAGCCATATCACCAATTACCTCAGAGCGTTCAGCAAATAAAACCATACCACCAACTACCACAGAACACCCAACAACTATAACCATGCCACCAACTACCACAGAACGCCCAACAACTTCAACCATACCACCTACTACCACAGAACGCCCAACAACTTCAACCATACCACCTACTACCACAGAACGCCCAGCAACTTCAACCATACCACCTACTACCACAGAACACCCAACTGCAACAATACCACCAACTACCACAGAACATCCAACTACAACTAAACCACCAACTACGACAGAAAGCCCAACAACTACAACCATACCACCAACTACCACAGAACGCCCAACAACTTCAACCATACCACCTACTACCACAGAACACCCAACTGCAACAATACCACCAACTACCACAGAACATCCAACTACAACTAAACCACCAACTACGACAGAAAGCCCAACAACTACAACCATACCACCAACTACCTCAGAACCCCCAACTACAACCATACCACCAACTACCACAGAACATCCAACAACTACAACTATACCAACTACCACAGAGCGTCAAAAAACTACAGCCATACCACCAACTACCACAGATCCCCCAACAACTAGAACCAAACCACCAACTACCACAGAACACCCAACAACTACAAATATACCACCAACTACGACAGAACGCCCAACAACTACAATTATACTAACTACCACAGAACTCTCAACAACCACAATCATACCACTAACTACCACAGATCGCCCAACAATTACAACCATACCACCAACTACAACAGAACGCCCAACAACTACAGCCATATCACCAATTACCTCAGAGCGTTCAGCAAATAAAACCATACCACCAACTACCACAGAACACCCAACAACTATAACCATGCCACCAACTACCACAGAACGCCCAACAACTTCAACCATACCACCTACTACCACAGAACGCCCAACAACTTCAACCATACCACCTACTACCACAGAACGCCCAGCAACTTCAACCATACCACCAACTACCACAGAACGCCCAACCACTAATGCCATACCACCAATTACCACAGAACACCCAACAACTACAAACATATCACCAACTACCACAGAACGACCAACAACTACAGCCATACTACCAACTACCACAGAACACAAAACATCTATAACCATGTCACCTACTACTGAAGGTATGTAA